The stretch of DNA AAAGGGGATAGACCAGATGGTCCAAAGAGATCTCCGTCTCGCGGACCATGGCGCGGATTTTTTCATTCTTTCTCAGTCTTCTGGGTCGATAGGCGGGAAAGGTTGACATGGTCGGCTCCTTATGGGGTGATCTCTGCTTCAGTAAGATAGCACTGGGGGTCTTCGGCCCAAAGGTCTCCGGTCTTTGCCTCTGCCCTTACCCGGAAATTGCCCCCGCACACGGAAAGCCACCGGCACCGGGCGCACCTGCCTTTCACGAACCGCTTTTTTTCCTTGAGTCGCGCCATGAGCGGGTCGGCGGTATCCATCCATATCTCGCTGAAGGGCCTCTGCCTCACGTTCCCAAAGGTGTGGTGGCGCCAGAACTGGTCGGCGTGGACATTCCCCGCCTCGTCGACGCAGCCGATCCCCACTCCCGAGGAATTGCCTTCGTTCATCGTGAGAAGCGCATAGACCTCTTCAGCCCGCTTCGGATCTTCTTTTAGAAGCTTCAGATAGATATAGGGTCCGTCCCCATGGTTATCCACAGTGAGCACTTCCAGCGGATGCCCCTTGTCGAAAAAACCCTTTGTCCGCTCGAGGATGTAATCGACCGCCTTCCTCGCCTCTTCGTGGGAAAGGTCCTCATCGATCAATTTGGACCCCCGTCCCGCATAAACGAGATGGTAGAAGCAGACCCGCTCGATCTTCTCCTTTTCGATAAGGTCGAACACCGCGGGTATCTCCTTGTAATTCCTTTTATTGATCGTGAACCGGAGGCCGACCTTTATGCCCGCCGCCTTCGCGTTCCTGATTCCGGCGACAGCCTTGTCAAAGGCCCCCTTCACGCCCCTGAATGCGTCGTTCACCTCGCCTATGCCGTCGATGCTCACCCCGATATAGGAAAGAGAGTATTTCGAGAAAATCCGGGCCTTCTCCTCGGTGATAAGGGTGCCGTTCGTAGAGATCACCGCCCTCATGCCCTTCTTCACCGCGTAATCGATCAGCTCCGGGAGGTCCTCCCTGAGCAGCGGCTCGCCGCCCGAAAAAAGGATGACCGGCGCGCCGAAGCGGGCGAGGTCGTCAATCAGTTTCTTGCCCTCTTCCGTGGTCAGCTCCCCCTTACGCTCCCCCTCGCCTTCTGCGAAGGCATAGCAGTGCACGCACTTGAGATTGCACCTTTTGGTCGTATTCCAGACCACCACGGGCTTCTTGTCCTTGGAGAACTGAAGAAGGTGGGAAGGAAGCTTCCCCGACTCCCTGCCGTACCGCAAAGGGTCCGAGGCCTCAACCGCGCCGCAATAAAGTTTCGATATACCGATCATGGGAATATTGTTGCCTCAAGAGGCCCAAAAAGTCAATGGCGGCGCTTCATGGAAGCGTTTCATTCTGCAGCGCTTCATTCCTCCCCGCCATCTTCTTCCCCTTCTTCC from Syntrophorhabdaceae bacterium encodes:
- the ahbC gene encoding 12,18-didecarboxysiroheme deacetylase, which gives rise to MIGISKLYCGAVEASDPLRYGRESGKLPSHLLQFSKDKKPVVVWNTTKRCNLKCVHCYAFAEGEGERKGELTTEEGKKLIDDLARFGAPVILFSGGEPLLREDLPELIDYAVKKGMRAVISTNGTLITEEKARIFSKYSLSYIGVSIDGIGEVNDAFRGVKGAFDKAVAGIRNAKAAGIKVGLRFTINKRNYKEIPAVFDLIEKEKIERVCFYHLVYAGRGSKLIDEDLSHEEARKAVDYILERTKGFFDKGHPLEVLTVDNHGDGPYIYLKLLKEDPKRAEEVYALLTMNEGNSSGVGIGCVDEAGNVHADQFWRHHTFGNVRQRPFSEIWMDTADPLMARLKEKKRFVKGRCARCRWLSVCGGNFRVRAEAKTGDLWAEDPQCYLTEAEITP